One part of the Pseudoliparis swirei isolate HS2019 ecotype Mariana Trench chromosome 6, NWPU_hadal_v1, whole genome shotgun sequence genome encodes these proteins:
- the nr1h4 gene encoding bile acid receptor produces the protein MNEWVGPDINVVGALPIPPGDEFSISESSHLFDILADQVSPLLQDSDILPFTGYSSMQYQSMEPNMSSTPYYSNQNYYPQYHGDEWFSHTGIYELRKEPLGVGYDAEMEEVSTVMPVVCKRTRHMLQAGRIKGEELCVVCGDKASGYHYNALTCEGCKGFFRRSITKNAVYKCKSGGNCEMDMYMRRKCQECRLRKCKEMGMLAECLLTEIQCKSKRLRKNTKASPRQSTGDETEGADNTDHKHVSSTTKLSREKVEMTKEQRALMKAIVDAYNRHQIPQDVAKKLLQEQYSAEENFLLLTEMATSQVQVLVEFTKNIPGFLSLDREDQIALLKGSTVEAMFLRSAQVFSRKMPNGHTVVLEERIRKSGIPDEFMTPMFNFYKSIGELHMVQEEQALLTAITILTPDRPYVKDHQAVERLQETMLNVLRKLCVLQHPQEPQYFARLLGRLTELRTLSHYHAEMLTSWKMNDHKFTPLLCEIWDVQ, from the exons ATGAACGAGTGGGTGGGCCCTGACATCAATGTGGTGGGAGCGCTACCAATTCCACCCGGCGATGAATTCTCCATCTCAGAGAGCTCCCACTTGTTTG ATATCCTGGCAGATCAGGTCAGTCCTCTCCTGCAGGATTCCGACATCTTACCCTTCACCGGCTATTCCAGCATGCAGTATCAGTCCATGGAGCCTAACATGTCTTCCACACCATACTACTCCAATCAGAACTACTACCCTCAGTACCATGGAGACGAATGGTTCTCACACACAGGGATATATGAACTGAGGAAAGAACCTCTGGGGGTCGGCTATGATGCTGAGATGGAGGAGGTGTCCACTGTGATGCCCGTTGTGTGCAAGAGGACCCGACACATGTTGCAGGCTGGAAGGATCAAAGGGGAAGAactatgtgtggtgtgtggagaCAAGGCCTCTGGATACCACTATAACGCTCTCACCTGTGAGGGATGTAAAG GTTTCTTCAGAAGAAGCATAACCAAGAACGCTGTGTACAAATGCAAGAGTGGTGGAAACTGTGAAATGGACATGTACATGCGCAGGAAATGCCAGGAGTGCCGGCTAAGAAAGTGCAAGGAGATGGGAATGCTGGCTGAAT GCCTGCTGACAGAGATCCAGTGTAAGTCTAAAAGACTGCGGAAGAACACCAAGGCGTCCCCGAGACAGTCGACCGGAGACGAGACAGAGGGGGCGGACAACACAGACCACAAGCACGTCTCCTCAACCACCAAACTGTCGAGG GAAAAGGTCGAAATGACCAAAGAGCAGCGGGCTCTCATGAAAGCCATCGTAGATGCTTACAACAGACATCAGATTCCTCAAGACGTGGCCAAAAAACTG ctGCAAGAACAGTACAGTGCAGAGGAAAACTTTCTCCTATTGACAGAAATGGCTACAAGTCAAGTTCAGGTTTTGGTGGAATTTACAAAGAATATTCCAG GTTTTCTCTCTCTGGATCGTGAGGATCAGATCGCTCTGCTGAAGGGTTCGACTGTGGAGGCCATGTTTCTACGCTCAGCTCAAGTTTTCAGCAGAAAGATGCCCAACGGACACACGGTAGTTTTGGAAGAGAGGATACGCAAGAGTG GTATACCAGATGAATTCATGACACCCATGTTCAACTTCTACAAAAGCATCGGTGAACTCCACATGGTGCAGGAGGAACAGGCTCTACTCACTGCCATAACCATCTTGACGCCAG ACCGGCCTTACGTCAAGGATCATCAGGCTGTCGAGAGGCTTCAGGAGACCATGCTGAACgtgctgaggaagctgtgtgtcctgcagcaccCACAGGAGCCGCAGTACTTTGCTCGTCTGCTGGGCCGCCTGACGGAGCTGAGAACACTCAGCCACTACCACGCAGAGATGCTCACGTCCTGGAAAATGAACGACCATAAATTTACGCCGCTGCTCTGTGAAATATGGGACGTGCAGTGA